The segment TTGAATCTTTTTTAGAAGTTTATCACAATGAAGAGAATATTGATTCCCGTCCAATTCATATTGATGAACTGCATGAATTTCTAACTATTGAAGATACTCAAGCGTCAGAAACTTACGAACTTAGAAAAATCTATGCCTAAAAATATCCCTTCTCTCAAACCCAAAGCATTAATTAAAATTATTGAAAATTTGTTAAAATAAATCAATAAAGACATTAAAATAATTATACGGAGGACAATGCCAGCCAAAGACATTTACCATGATGCGGTTAAAAATGCTTTAATTAAAGATGGTTGGATAATTACAGCCGACCCTTATTATATCATTTACGGAAAATTAAGACTTGTCGCTGATCTAGGAGCGGAACGTACATTATCAGCACAACGAGAGGATCAAAACATCGTGGTGTAAGTTAAAAGCTTTATCAATCCATCATTTATTTATGATTTAGAAAGGGCTGTAGGGCAGTATATTATTTATCGTAACTTTCTCAAAAAAACTGCTCCCGAACATCAGATTTATTTAGCTCTTAGTCAACTTGTATATAAAGCTAATTTTGATGAAACTATCCAAATTGTTTTTAATGAAAACCAGCTTAAACTAATCATTGTAGACACAGATAAGGAGGTTATCATTAAATGGATAAATTAGAAAATTATCATTCATTAATTAAAAAAAATTTAACAGAATATCATCAACTTTTTTGTTCAGCGTCTCCTGAAAATGTAGAAATGCTGTTAGCGTTTGATGAACAAAGAGATCAATATCTTTGGTTTCAAGTGGGTTGGACATCAGAGGAAAGAATTAAAGGGATCTCCGTTCATATACGCATTAAAAACGATAAAATTTATATTGAGGAAGATTGGACAGAGGAAGGTATTGCTAATGAATTATTAAGGGAAGGTGTTCCCAAAGATGATATTGTCTTGGCATTTCATGACCCCGAAACTCGTAAATATACAGACTTTGCTATTGCTTAGAAGAGAATTTGAAAACAAAATAAGGTTGATGTCCTTACAAGCAATGTTTTGTAGGCTTTCCTGCGAGAGTTTTGAGTTAACATAATTTTGTCTTAACCTTATCTTGGCTCATTTCTTATATAATAAGTACGGTTGATCAATTTGTAAAATTTGTTTATCTTTCCATGACTACTTATGGCAGCACTTACCGTTTGGAAATTTAATAAGCCTGAAGAAGCTGAAGAAGTTTTAATAAAGTTAGCCGCCTTACAAAAAGAGCATATTATTGATCTCAAAGATGCCGCTACTGTGTCTTGGCCTGAGGGTAAAAAGAAACCTAAAACCAAACAAGCGGTTAATTTAGTCGGTTTAGGGGCTTTAGATGGGGCTTTCTGGGGATTACTCTTTGGGCTGCTCTTTTTCTGTCCTATTTTTGGTATTGCGGTTGGAGCTTCTATGGGAGCTTTAGGCGGTTCTTTGCGAGATTATGGCATTAATGATGACTTTATCAATGAAGTGAAAAGCAAAGTCACTGAAGGGACATCGGCTCTTTTTTTATTAACAGGTGATGTTACGCTTGATAAAGTACGAGAGGCTCTTGGTGGCATTACGGCTGAATTAATTCAGTCTAATTTATCTAATGAACAAGAAGCAAAACTCAAAGAGCATTTTCATCCAGAAGCGTAAAAACAGTTTTTAACTAAAATGTTGCTTCAAAATTTAGGTTTATAGTAAGTTCTTTCGAGCTAATTCTAGGGCTTAAAGCCCTCACTACAAACTTAGCTCTATTTTTTCCTGTTTTGATTTTAATGAGGCTTACTTCCTTAACTATTAAAATCCAGTAGCTGCCCACAAGACAAGAGGTAAGGTAATAAAACTACTCAATGTAGTGACAACAATAGTACGGGCAACACGGGGGGCATCTCCCCCAAACTCTGTTACTAAAACTAAGGTATTAATCGCTGTTGGCATAGCACTTTGTAGAATTAAAACTTGTAAATCCAAACCCTCTAAATTGAGCATTTTCCCAACATAAAAGGCAATAATTGGAGCAATTAGTAACCGCAATATTGTTGAAATAAATTCATATTTAGCTACCGTCAAGCGAGTATTAGAAAGCTGCATTCCTAAAATAATTAAATCAATAGGAATTGCTGAGCGTCCCAAAAGATGAATACCTTCTCCTAGTTTAAAAGGAAGTTCGATCCCTAGTAATCTTAGGGCTAAACCTGCTAACATTGCCCAGATAAGAGGAAGTTTTAAGGTTAAAATTAATCCTTTTTTTAAGCTACTTCCTGTTAAAATAGCAGGAGCAAATCCAAACATAATAATAGCCGAACTAATCATATAAATAATTGCCCTTTCTAACCCACCAGAACCGAGGGCAAAGTCTACAAACGGTAAACCCATATTACCATTATTGGGATGGACAGTCGTAGCGACTAAACTTCGATAAGTCAGAGAAGATACCTGAAAAAAATAGCTGATTCCCCAAGCGATTAAATACATAACTAGAGCAATAATCACTACCCCAAGTGATAAATCTAAAACACTTTTAGCAGAGATAGTAGTCCGATACAAACTATCAGCAATTAACGCCGGACATAAAATATAAACCGATAATTGAGAAAGGGTAGATAGTTTAAGATTAAGTGTTCTCCCTGCAATAAAACCAATGAAAATAATTAAAGCAACAGGAAGGATAGCAGGTAAAAGAACAGACATAAGTAAAATTATTAACTACCAAATTGTCGTTAAATCCAAAACAAACCCAGGCAAAATATCCTCTCCTGATAAAGTGTTTGGACTTTGTAAAATTTCAACCCCTTGATAGGGACGGTAAATTTCTACCTGCCGTTGTTGGCGATTAATTAACCATCCTAACCTTGCCCCATTATTACGATACTCTGTCATTTTACTGCGTGTCTTTTCAAGGGAATCATTAGGAGACATTAATTCAACGACAAAATCAGGACACAAAGGAGCAAATTTTTCTTTTTCAGCAGGAGTCAAACGATTCCAGCGTTCGGTTGTTACCCAAGAAGCATCAGGAGAGCGTTGTGCACCGTTAGGAAGTTGGAAACCCCCGGAAGAGTCAAAAGATTTCCCTAGCTGATTTTGCCGACTCCAGGCTCTTAGCTGATAAGTGAGTTCAGCGTTGCGATCGCTCGTTTCGCTACCTGTTGGTGGCATAATAATCAATTCCCCTGTCGCTGTACGCTCAAACCTCAAGTCACGGTTATTTTGACAAAGCTGAAAAAATTGTTCGTCCGTTAAGTCAATCTCTAAGTTCAGGGGAACAGGTAAACTGAGGGTATTATTATTCATATTGTTGCCAAAGATAATTTCTAAGATAACTTAACCGTTTCTCGAATGTTCCCTTGCACCTCACCAACCCCTTGATTAAACTCATGATCTTGGGGACAAACCCTCATTGATAAGCCATATTTCGGTTTAAGGGAAATCACACCAGCACGATCAATTTGTTGACCCCCAATATATTGCCAACGAAAACGCTGCAGTAACATTCCTAAGACTATTTTTAGTTCCATCATGGCAAAAGTTGCCCCAATACACAGGCGAGGACCCGCACTAAAGGGGTTATATTCGTAAATAGACGGAGTAATCGTTTCCCATCGCTCAGGTTTAAACGCCTCTGGATCGGGATAAATTTCTGACATATGATGGGTATGGTAAATACTGACCAAGACTTCAGTCCCTTTAGGCAATACATAACCGTCTAATTCAGTGGTTTCAGACGTAACTCGACCATTCCAAGGAACAGAGGTTAAAATTCGCATACTCTCTTTAATCACCCTATCGAGTAACGGGAGTTGAGGCAATTGTTCAAGGGTGGGGGGTTCTCCTTGGAGGACACTCTCAAGTTCGTTAACGAGATCTCCCAGAATTTGAGGATGCTGTGACAGTAGAAACATCGTCCAAGTTAACGCATTAGCCGTGGTTTCATGTCCCGCTAGAAAAATGACTCCCGTATGGGCAATTAATTCGGCTTCACTCAAAGGATGACCACTCTCTTCCTCCCGCGCTTGAATTAACATCGATAAGACATCGTTATCATTCGCCCCTTTAGCCCGTTTATCATCAATAATTTTCTTGATTTTTGCTTCATATTGTGCTAAAAGATTGAGATAACGATGAAAAATCAACCCCGGAATATCAAAGGGAAATAGCATAATTGATGATGATCTTTGGCAGTTTAAAACCTGTTGAAGAAGTTCTCCTGCCGTACTATCAACGCTATTGATATCTTCACCAAAGAGCGTTTTAGTGGCGATTCGTAAGGTCAATCGTTGCATTAATTGGCTAATTTCACAGGGTTGATTAATGGCAAGCTGATCGATTTCTAATTGAGTCATCGCAACCATTTCATCTCGATATGACTCAACTTGGGTTTTGTGAAAAGCTGGCATCATTAATTTACGTTGTTGTAAATGCTCCTCTCCATTAACACCAAATAATCCTACTCCGTAATTTTTTAAAGGTTCAGTTCTTGGTGAGTCATCTTTGTGGCGATATAGTGTTCCTGATAAGGGGCGTTTGTGGTAAATATTATGTTGAGTAGTGACTTGACGGACAATTTCTGGTCCGTAGGCTAGAATTGTCCCTGGACAATTATTATCTGCTGAATAAAGATTCGTTCCCCCTGAGGCAGCTAACGAGACAACTTTTCCATAGGTGTTAAACAGTTCATTACTCAAACCAATACAATCTTTTCCAAAACGAATAACATTAAGGCTACGACCAATTAGGGGTAAGGTTGAAGGACCAGGAATCGTCCACTCAGGTTTTTGGGTTAATGCAATCATTTTGGCTGTTTTTCCTAGTAAACAAAGGGATCTAAAACTGAAATTCTTTCTTGAGATTTGTAATAAGTTCTTGAGAGGTTATTATAGGCCTAAAGCCCTAACTCCGACCTACTTATTATCTTGTTTCTTGACACTATTTTTTGGGGGATTTTCCCTTGGGATCTCGATGAACTTGGGGAAACCCTAACGGTTTAATTTCTTGATATTTGCGTTCTTCTTCAAGTTTTTTCAATTTTGTATAATCAACCCAGTGGATACAATCAACGGGACAAGTATCGATCGCCTCTTGGATGGTTTCCTCTTGATCGCCATCTTGATTATAAACCCGCGATCGCCCGTAATCTCCTTCAATATAAAAGGTATTCGGGGCAACATGGGCGCAGTGTTTGCAGCCAATACAAACCACTTCATCAACATAAACGCCTTTTTGCCGCAATCGACCGCCCAATTCTGGCTCAAAACCCGTTCTTTCGGGGGCATCTCGAAAGATCCCCCCTAACTCTGGTTCTAGTCCAGAGCGATCGGGAATAGGGGAAAAATCAGCCATTAGGCACTCCAGCGTTGAACAACGAGGCGAATTGATCCGTCTTCGTTCTTTTGTTCTTCGGCAACCTGAAAGCCTTGTTTAGCCGATTCGCTCAGTACGGTATGATAGGCGTAACCTTGGGTCACTTTTTTGAGGAATCCTTCGACGGATAGGGGTTGTTGCCAGTATTGTAAGTCAGCGACTAACTCATACTCACTGCCATTCCAGCGAAAGCCAATATCGTAATTATTCTCTTGTTCTACCACGACTTCGGCTGTATGGGTTTGTCCTTGATAGCCTCTGACGGGGTGAGGACCTTCTTTCCAATTCACTCCCATCTCTTCAAGGGCGGCTTTGAGGGAGGGTAAATTACGGATTTGGGTTTTGATATTGCTAAAGTGTGACATAGGCTCTTGGGTTGATAAATTAAACAAAGTTTAACAAAAACGCTCTTAAAATGCTTACCATTGGCTAAATTCCGCTTGATTAGCAGCTTTAGCTGATTGATTAACCGTTTGAGCGTAATATTGAGAGGTTTTCTCCTGAGACACCACTCGCCCTAATTGAGCTTCGATCGCCGCCGTTACCTCTTGACAAGAGGCTCCTATTATGCCTGTCACTTTTTCTTGGACACGACCATCGGGGTAGATGATAAATTCTAGGGTTTCCAGGTTCATGGCTGATTTTTGGCTCATTCTTGGGCATTAAGCAGGGTTTTTACAGAAGGTCAAGATCAATATTGCTAACTGCGCTCAATACAATAATCTTAAGCAACCGTAACAATATGAATCAAATTTTAGCAAAAATTAATATTTAGTAGGGGACTTACTCACTTTGTTTGTAAGTTTCGCTTAACTTTCGGTGAGAGTCAAGCCAGAATCGTGACTGTAACAAAAATATACATATTGGGCAAGGGACAGGAGTCAGGGGAATAAGTAAGTCGGTATAAATAAAGGTAGGGTGGGCATTGTCCACCAAAAAGCTAAAATGCTGATGTAAAGATTATTGTGGGCATTGCCCACCCTACAGATATTGTTCGTTTAATTATGCTGACCTACTTAATAGAGAACAAAGGTCTAGCGAGGAAACCAGCTATTATCTAATAATTGCTCAAGACGATAGGGGCATTGTTGAGGAAAATTAACTTTTAAACGGGTTTTCCGTTGAACAAAAAGGAGAGCATCTTGATAAATTATTGGTAATTCTCGCTCTAAATGATTGCGTAAATTAGTAGTTAAACGTCTTTTTAATTGGGTTCGGAAACCCACGATTTCAGATTCCCAATGTCCGGCATTACGTTCATATTGTTCCGTCCAATATTGACACAGTAATAAGTGCCTAATAATGTGTTCTAGCAAGCTTTCTACTGCTCGCTTTTTTTCATTACCCAAATCTTCTAATGCCTCAATTAAGTTTTTTAGATCTAATTCTGAAAAACGTCTTGATTTTAAGAGTTTAATCGTTTCTTCTAACCATTGATCCTCATCAGTTATATACAGATTTTCTAAATCAGTTTTGACACTCATAATTGTTATGATTAGTATTGATTAATCAATCCTATTCTATTTGACTTTTATCAGAACTATCCTCAATTATTCAGAGAACGAGGATCAAGGGCATCGCGCAGTCCATCTCCGAGTAAATTAAAGGCTAAGACAGTGAGAACGATCAGCAAAGCTGGTGGCCAAATTAACCAAGGTTGTAAGACTAAAATTGACGCATTAGTTGCAATAGAAAGTAAATTTCCCCAACTGGGATCGGGTTGTTGAATGCCTAACCCAATTAAACTTAAGACAGACTCAGCGACAATAAACCCTGGAACCGCTAAAGTAGCAGAAATAATGATATAAGTAGCCGTTTGAGGCAAAATATGCTGAATAATAATCCGCCAAGGGGTTGCCCCCATTGCCCTTGCTGCTTGAACAAATTCCTGTTCTTTAAGAGAGAGAACTTGTCCCCGAATAACCCGCGCTAGTCCTGACCAACTAATAAAAGACGTAATTAAAACAATCAATAAAAACCGTTGAGTACTGCTTAAACTAGGGGGTAAAACTGCCGCTAAAGCTACTAATAAATAAAGCCCTGGAATGGTCATTAAAACTTCAACTAAACGCATTAATCCTGCATCTAACCACCCTCCAAAATAGCCAGAAATACCACCAACAATCATACCCAAAGGAAAAGAAATAATAATACCAACTAAGCCAATAAATAGGCTGATTCTCCCCCCAAATATCAGCCGACTAAATTGATCTCGTCCTTGTTCATCGGTTCCCAAAAGATTTAATTTTGCTTGCCCAACCGTTCCGAATAAATGACGATCAAAAGGAATACCAGGGAAAATTTCTACTTCTTTGAAGGTGGGGGGTAAGGGGAGACGAATTTGGAATAGCTGATAGCGATCGCCTTTAACAAATAAACGGATCGGAGTGGGTTGCTTAAAATCAATATTTAAGGTGCGTTTTCCCGTTTCAAGATCGGTGGGACTTTGGGTGGTGGGATAAACATGAAGTCCAATAAACTCACCGTCTGGGGTTGTCCAATAGATGGGAGTCGGAGGTAATAATGATCCGTCAATTTGCGAAGAATAGGGATTATAGGGGGCAACAAAATCGGCTGCTATGACTAAACTATAGAAGATTATTAATAGAATTGCCCCAAAACGCGCGAGGGAGTTAGTTTTAAGCTTTTGCCACCAGTTCATAGATGTTATCGATTAAGCTAAGATATGGGGAAGAATTGGCTTGAGTTTTAAGGATAGCATTATGACAGATGCAAAGGAATGCTACCAATAAGGGAACTTAAGGTTTTTTTATTGACCACAACAGCGATCGATCCCTAAACTATCAAGAATGAGGTCACTGACTGCATTAGCAACAGCAAACTCACTAAAAAACGTCTCACGAAAGTCAAAAGCTTGCATTTCGGTTACAATAGCAATAACTAACGAACCTAAATCATTTTCGCCTTCGAGTCGCTGACGAACGAAAATTTGAGCCGCTCGTTGAGCAATGTTTTGATTAATTGATTCAGGAATAAACTCTTGATCGAGCCAAGTTTGTAAAGCGACACGCAACCATTCCCCCTCTTGTTGGGGATCTTGAATGGGGGGTAAGGTAATGGGAGGGATAGGTTCAGCGGCCATAGAAAATTGCTAATTGAAACAAGCGATAAATGGAATTTGCTGAAGATATAGAGACTATTATACAGGGATATGCTCAAGGTTATTTTTTAATGGCTGACGACATGGGGATTATGGGCTGGTATTCTAGTCGGAAACGCGCTCTAATCCCCTTAGATGAGCGTTTTCGCTATCCAAAATCCTTGCAGAGAGTTTTGAATCAAAATCGGTTTTCTGTTGCCATTAATCGAGATTTTTTAGGGGTCTGCGAAGGTTGCGCCCAACGAGAAACCACTTGGATCTCTCCCCAATTGATAGACATTTATTACGACCTCTATCAAGAGGGATGGGCTCATAGCTTTGAAACCTGGCAAGGGGATGAATTAGCCGGAGGAATTTTAGGGATTGCTATTGGAGGAGCGTTTATTGGGGAATCTATGTTTTATCGCATTCCAGAGGGGTCTAAAGTAGCTATGGTGAAATTAGTAGAACATCTGAAAAAACGGAATTTTATTCTATTTGATGCTCAATTACAAAACCCCCATTTAGAAAGATTTGGAGCCTATCAAGTTAATGATCAAACCTATCAGGTTTTATTGCAAAAAGCCTTAACTAAAAATTGTGTTTTTAGTTAAGAAAAAACTAAGTAAAAAAATAGACAAGGGGATCCAGTTTTTAGATAAAGGAGAAGGGATTAATGAACAAATCGTTATTGATGAACTCAGCAAAAAATTACGTCAATCTAAGGAAAATTAATCAATCATGGTTATCGTGATTTAGAATCTTGATTTTTAGAAGATGAATCATAAGTAAGAGATCCTTATTAATTTAAAGATAC is part of the Rippkaea orientalis PCC 8801 genome and harbors:
- a CDS encoding ferredoxin — its product is MADFSPIPDRSGLEPELGGIFRDAPERTGFEPELGGRLRQKGVYVDEVVCIGCKHCAHVAPNTFYIEGDYGRSRVYNQDGDQEETIQEAIDTCPVDCIHWVDYTKLKKLEEERKYQEIKPLGFPQVHRDPKGKSPKK
- a CDS encoding Uma2 family endonuclease: MNNNTLSLPVPLNLEIDLTDEQFFQLCQNNRDLRFERTATGELIIMPPTGSETSDRNAELTYQLRAWSRQNQLGKSFDSSGGFQLPNGAQRSPDASWVTTERWNRLTPAEKEKFAPLCPDFVVELMSPNDSLEKTRSKMTEYRNNGARLGWLINRQQRQVEIYRPYQGVEILQSPNTLSGEDILPGFVLDLTTIW
- a CDS encoding DUF1257 domain-containing protein; its protein translation is MSHFSNIKTQIRNLPSLKAALEEMGVNWKEGPHPVRGYQGQTHTAEVVVEQENNYDIGFRWNGSEYELVADLQYWQQPLSVEGFLKKVTQGYAYHTVLSESAKQGFQVAEEQKNEDGSIRLVVQRWSA
- a CDS encoding XisI protein, producing the protein MDKLENYHSLIKKNLTEYHQLFCSASPENVEMLLAFDEQRDQYLWFQVGWTSEERIKGISVHIRIKNDKIYIEEDWTEEGIANELLREGVPKDDIVLAFHDPETRKYTDFAIA
- a CDS encoding DUF29 domain-containing protein; protein product: MSVKTDLENLYITDEDQWLEETIKLLKSRRFSELDLKNLIEALEDLGNEKKRAVESLLEHIIRHLLLCQYWTEQYERNAGHWESEIVGFRTQLKRRLTTNLRNHLERELPIIYQDALLFVQRKTRLKVNFPQQCPYRLEQLLDNSWFPR
- a CDS encoding DUF2997 domain-containing protein, encoding MNLETLEFIIYPDGRVQEKVTGIIGASCQEVTAAIEAQLGRVVSQEKTSQYYAQTVNQSAKAANQAEFSQW
- the aat gene encoding leucyl/phenylalanyl-tRNA--protein transferase, with protein sequence MEFAEDIETIIQGYAQGYFLMADDMGIMGWYSSRKRALIPLDERFRYPKSLQRVLNQNRFSVAINRDFLGVCEGCAQRETTWISPQLIDIYYDLYQEGWAHSFETWQGDELAGGILGIAIGGAFIGESMFYRIPEGSKVAMVKLVEHLKKRNFILFDAQLQNPHLERFGAYQVNDQTYQVLLQKALTKNCVFS
- a CDS encoding DUF1269 domain-containing protein, encoding MAALTVWKFNKPEEAEEVLIKLAALQKEHIIDLKDAATVSWPEGKKKPKTKQAVNLVGLGALDGAFWGLLFGLLFFCPIFGIAVGASMGALGGSLRDYGINDDFINEVKSKVTEGTSALFLLTGDVTLDKVREALGGITAELIQSNLSNEQEAKLKEHFHPEA
- a CDS encoding ABC transporter permease; this encodes MNWWQKLKTNSLARFGAILLIIFYSLVIAADFVAPYNPYSSQIDGSLLPPTPIYWTTPDGEFIGLHVYPTTQSPTDLETGKRTLNIDFKQPTPIRLFVKGDRYQLFQIRLPLPPTFKEVEIFPGIPFDRHLFGTVGQAKLNLLGTDEQGRDQFSRLIFGGRISLFIGLVGIIISFPLGMIVGGISGYFGGWLDAGLMRLVEVLMTIPGLYLLVALAAVLPPSLSSTQRFLLIVLITSFISWSGLARVIRGQVLSLKEQEFVQAARAMGATPWRIIIQHILPQTATYIIISATLAVPGFIVAESVLSLIGLGIQQPDPSWGNLLSIATNASILVLQPWLIWPPALLIVLTVLAFNLLGDGLRDALDPRSLNN
- a CDS encoding cytochrome P450, encoding MIALTQKPEWTIPGPSTLPLIGRSLNVIRFGKDCIGLSNELFNTYGKVVSLAASGGTNLYSADNNCPGTILAYGPEIVRQVTTQHNIYHKRPLSGTLYRHKDDSPRTEPLKNYGVGLFGVNGEEHLQQRKLMMPAFHKTQVESYRDEMVAMTQLEIDQLAINQPCEISQLMQRLTLRIATKTLFGEDINSVDSTAGELLQQVLNCQRSSSIMLFPFDIPGLIFHRYLNLLAQYEAKIKKIIDDKRAKGANDNDVLSMLIQAREEESGHPLSEAELIAHTGVIFLAGHETTANALTWTMFLLSQHPQILGDLVNELESVLQGEPPTLEQLPQLPLLDRVIKESMRILTSVPWNGRVTSETTELDGYVLPKGTEVLVSIYHTHHMSEIYPDPEAFKPERWETITPSIYEYNPFSAGPRLCIGATFAMMELKIVLGMLLQRFRWQYIGGQQIDRAGVISLKPKYGLSMRVCPQDHEFNQGVGEVQGNIRETVKLS
- a CDS encoding AEC family transporter, which translates into the protein MSVLLPAILPVALIIFIGFIAGRTLNLKLSTLSQLSVYILCPALIADSLYRTTISAKSVLDLSLGVVIIALVMYLIAWGISYFFQVSSLTYRSLVATTVHPNNGNMGLPFVDFALGSGGLERAIIYMISSAIIMFGFAPAILTGSSLKKGLILTLKLPLIWAMLAGLALRLLGIELPFKLGEGIHLLGRSAIPIDLIILGMQLSNTRLTVAKYEFISTILRLLIAPIIAFYVGKMLNLEGLDLQVLILQSAMPTAINTLVLVTEFGGDAPRVARTIVVTTLSSFITLPLVLWAATGF